The sequence GTAAGGGTCTCCTCCTATCCAAGGATCGGTATAATTAACATCAAAAGCAAAATCTCTTTGACTGAACTCAACATCCGCTCCCAATTTTTGATTTCTACCGTTTAAGTTTCCTAATTGAAAACTGGTTCCAGCAAAAAGTCCGCTTTTGGAACTATATCCTCCATTCGGAGAAACACTAAAATTTCGACCTTCCGTTACATTTACAACTAATACCACTTTGCGAGGGTCTTGAGCGGGATTCAATTTCAAATTAATATCCTGAAAAATTCCCAACCCATAAACTCTTTGTAAATCTTTTTGAGCAACTTCTCTTCTAAATATCTCACCCGGTTTCAACTGCATTTCGCGGGTAATTATATATTTTTGCGTTTTCCCTTTAGCTTCTTCTCCTTCTGGATTGACAAACTGTACTTGAATATTTTCTATAACTCCTTCAGCTACTTGCAAAGTCACGCTGCCATCAGAGTTAACTTTGGGAGTATCTATCACCTGCGCTAAAACATAACCGTTATCTTGGTACCATTGATTGATTTTTTTTATTCCTGCTTGAAATTGTTTTAAATTAAGAATTTTACCGTATTGTTCTTTAAAACTTTGATTTATAACCTCTTGAGGTAATACTTGATTACCTTCTACATTTACTCCGAGTAACATCCGATTAGATTGGACGAGAAATTTAATCTTAACTCCCCGAGAAGTTTCTTCAGGAACAGCGCGTACATTTGCAAAATAGCCAGTAGCGAATATGGCATTAATATCTTGCTGTAATTGAGCACGAGTAATCGTCTTTCCTACTTTAGTTTGAATCGTATTAGCAACAATTTCTTCTAATTTTCCTTCTACACCATCAATGGTAACTTCTGCCACTAAAACTTCTGTTTGTGATTGCTGTTGTGGTGTTTGTGGTGTGTTTTTTGTATCGATATTTTGAGCTTGAACTATCGGAATATTTACGAAACCAAGAATACTAGCTGTTGCAATACCAATACTCAAAGCAGATACTTTTTTCATTGATTTCTTTCTCAAAATAAATAGTTCTACTACAGGAACACAGATTTTTTTAAATCCTTATTTGTTCCCTATTTTCCGGTTTTCATATTGGCTACTAACCTTGCTTTTTTTGATATGAAAACGGTCATTAATAGATTAAACTAAAAAAGTTTCTATAAAAATTAACTATAGTAATGCATAAATATGACTATAGTCATGTTGCCAATTTAGCTTGTAATGCATGATATTTATAAGATAAATTACTTAATTTTGCAATTCTTGTAATTTCATGCGCTTTAATCAAACTGCTTCTTTATCTATTCGTCGCGCCATACGTTATGTAGAATGGTTGATTTTAATTGTATATTTATTACTTTTTTTAGTGAATCGGGATGGAGTAAGTTACTCTAATTTACCAATACCAACTTACGTTACACTTGCTCAAGTAATTATATTAACGACTTTAAGTTTTATATTTCCAATCAATCGTCCTATTTGGCAGAGAAGATTTTATATTTTATTAGAAGTATTAACCGTTATTATGCCTGTAGCAGTAGGTGTTGATTTTGAAATAGCTCTATATCTGATACTAGCAAAAAGTTGTATTTTACTAAACAGAAAAGACGTAATTTTTATTACTATTTTTTCTGGTATTTTGTATATGCTTTTAATAGCTCAGAGTATACCTATGATAGTAGATTTTAACCGTACTAATCATAATCAATTACTTGCAGAATATTTACAAGATTTAAATAATACTGATGTCATAATTCGTAGAGCAGTGATTAATAATTTGGGAGGCTACATAACGGCAAGCATATTTGTAATTTTATTTTGCTTTGTCGTTGTAGCAGAACAGAAAAGTCGTCAAAAAGCAGAAGCCTTAACCCAACAAATAGAAACCTTGGCGGCAAGTTTAGAACGGAGTCGCATAGCTAGAGAAATTCATGATTCTTTGGGTCACTCTTTAACAACATTAGATATACAGTTAGAACTTGCTCAAAGGTTATATGATAAAAATCCCAATAAAGCAATTGATTCTTTGAATATTGCTAAAGACCTATCTAGCGAATGTTTAACAAAAGTCAGAAATTCGGTACAGTCGATACGTCAAACAAATTTTAACCTCAATCAGGCTTTAGCTACGTTAGTAGAACAAGTTGTACAAAATCAATCATTTGTAATTCATTTAAATTCAGAATTACCCCAACTACCAATTCAAACCAGCCATCAACTATACTGTATTGTTCAAGAAGCAGTTACTAATATTCAAAAACATGGTTTTGCAAAAGTTGTAAATATAAAAGGCTATCAAGATAACCAAGGAATTATTTTAGAAATTATAGATGATGGTCAAGGTTTTGAAGTAAATGCCCATCACACAGGTTTTGGATTGCGAGGAATGCAGGAAAGAATACAAATTTTAGGCGGGGAACTTCAGATTAAAAGTAGTTTGGGTGAAGGAACTCAAATTCAAGTTTGGATTCCTAGTTGATGAAAATTGGGAATTGGGAATTGGGCATTGGGCATTGGGCATTGGGCATTGGGCATTGGGCATTGGGCATTGGGCATGGGAAAATAATTTAGAATACCTAACTTCTAACAGTTAACTGCTCGCTGCTCACTGCTCACTGTTAACTGTTCACTGCTCACTGCTCACTGTTAACTGCTCGCTGCTCACTGCTCACTGTTAACTGTTCACTGTTCACTGCTCACTGCTCACTGCTCACTATTAACTGCTCACTGCTCACTGTTAACTGTTAACTGTCAAAACTTTGGCTACCATTTCCGCACGGGAAGATACTTTGAGTTTGCGAAACATTCTTTTTAAAGCTTGTTTGACGGAATTTTCCTGAATCCACAATTCTTTTCCAATTTGAGCGTTTGTTAATCCTTGTGCGACTAATTCGGCAATTTGAATTTCTCGCGGTGTTAAACAATTAATATTTGAATCTAAATCTACATCTAAATCTAAATTTAATTTAGATTGTTTTATTTGCGATTTTACTGTTATTAACCAAGTCGATAAATGTAAACAAACAGCGCTTAAATCTGCTAAATCCTTAGTATTAAAAGCGGAAGCTTCTCGCGTGCGGGTAAAGCCAATTCCACCAATTAGCTTTCCATTACCAATTATAGGGCCAGCCATTACATGTCCGTGGTCTATGCGAGGACAAATTGTTTTCCATCTTCCTGGTTGTAACACTACTTCCTCATGCACTGGAGCGTGATGTTCTACTACGTAACGTAAAACTGGATTATGTTCTATAGATAGTGCTAATTCAACCAAACCTGAAGTTTTTCTACGAGAAATACTGTCAAAAAAGAATAATCCTCGCCGCTTTGCTTGAAAATAATCGCCAAGTTTAACCATTACCTGTCCCCGCAATTGTTCTTTGTTGCGAGTCTGGGCTATTTCTTCAAATATCAATTGCAAAGAATTCGGCATTATCAGATTTTCGATTTGCAATGAAAGGATTTACTTCTAAATACAAACTGTACCCGAAAGAGGACTAGGCATAGCTAAGATTCAATTTTAATTTATATCTAAAGCGCTACTACGAAATTAAATTACGGAATTAAAACAATGCCTAACTACGTTCATCCAGAAGTACTTGTCGATACTCAATGGCTTGCCGAGCATTTAAACGACGAGAAGGTTCGTATAGTCGAAGTAAATGCAAATCCCCAAGCAAACCCCAATGAAGTTATTCCTGGAGCAGTTTTATGGAATTCATTCAAAGATTTGATGCTTCCCGATTACCGAATTAATTTGGACAAAGCAAATATTGAAGAAATACTCTCACGTTCGGGTATTGCAAATAACTCAACTATCATTGTCTACGGAGAAGTTCCTGGTGTCGGAGGATGGATTTTTTGGTTATTGAAAATTTTTGGTCATCAAGATGTAAGAATTCTTAATGGTGGTCGTCGCAAATGGGTAGCCGAAAAACGCCCGTTAGCACCCGTACAGCCAGTTGTAAATCAAACTCTTTATAGCGCTCAAGAACCAGATGGTAATTTACGAGTGCTGTTTGAAGACGTTTGCAAATCCATTAACCAAGCAGATCGCGTAATTGTAGATGTAAGAACACCTCAAGAATATAGTGGCGAATGGTTTTATGACAAACCTCCAGAAAACAACGAACGCGCAGGACATATTCTAAGTGCGGTACATGTTTATTACGAATCAGCCTTAAATGAAGATGGGACTTTGAAGCCAATAGAAGAATTACGTAATGTTTATGAAAGTAAAGACATTACACCAGATAAAACAATAATTCCTTACTGTGCAGTTGGTGCCCGTTCCGCACATACTTGGTTTGTTTTAAAGTATTTATTAGGTTATCCAAATGTATTGAATTATGACGGTTCCTGGAACGAATGGAGCCGAAGAGAGGTTAAAGGTTAAAGGCTAAAGGTTAAAGGTTAAAGGTCAAAGGTTAGGAGTTAATATTTTTAATTTTCCCCATCCTCACCTCCTACTCTTCCCAATTACCAATTACCAATTACCAATTACCCATTCGCAATTACCCATTCGCAATGCCCAATTTCTTAACATAACTACAAACATCGGGAACAAGATTTAAAGATTGCCATACTAAAAAAAAGCATCTCCGAAATGAAATAATATGATGATTCGGCTGTTGTTAGCAGATGATCAACCGCTATTTCGCCAGGGATTAGCGTCTTTGCTGTCGTTAGAAGAAGATATTGAAATTGTAGGGCAAGCGAATCACGGTAGTGAAGCTATTTCTCTTACCCAACAATTGCAACCTGATGTAATTCTCATGGATGTGCGAATGCCTGTTTGCGATGGAGTGGCTGCAACTCGCGAGATTCATCAACAATTCCCTTGGATAAAAATTCTGGTACTGACGACTTTCGATGAAGATGAATACATATGGCAATCTTTACAGGCTGGAGCATTAGGTTATCTACTTAAAAATACTCCCGCACCGCAGTTAGCTGCCGCAATTCACGCCATACATCAAGGACATTCTCAATTAGGTCCAACTATTGCACCCAAAGTCTTTGCTCAATTACGTCCACCCATTGCAGCTAAAGAAAACGATATTCAGCAAAAATTAACTGAAAGGGAATTAGAAGTATTAACTTTGATATCTCAAGGAAAAAGTAATCGAGAAATTTCTAAAACTTTATATCTCAGCGAAGGCACTGTAAAAAACTACGTTACCCAAATTTTAGGGCGACTCGGGTTAAGAGATAGAACCCAAGCCGCCCTTTGGGCTAAAGAGAATTTAGGGATTTAGTTGTTGGTTGTTAGTTGTTGGTTGATAGTTGTTAGTTAACTCGTTCCTAGCCTCCAGGCTGGGAATACCTATCTAGAGGCTCTGCCTCGCTTCAATTTATAGAAGGCAGAGCCTTCTGCGATGGGTTCCCAGCCAGAGGTTGGGAACCAGCAAACCACTAACCACTAACTACTAACTACTAACCACTAACCACTACCTACATCATCCCCATTCCTCCCATTCCGGGCATACCCATGCCCATGCCGCCCATGCCGCCCATGCCGCCCATGCCGCCCATGTCGGGAGCGCCACCGCCTGCTGGCTTGGGTTCTGGTTTTTCTACTACTAAGGCTTCAGTAGTTAGTACCATTCCGGAGATGGAACCGGCGTTTTGTAAGGAGGAGCGCACAACTTTAGCTGGATCGATAATTCCGACAGAAATTAAGTCCTCAAATTCGCCGTTGGCTGCGTTGTAACCAATGTTGAATTCGCTGTTTCTAACAGAGGAAACAATAACCGAACCTTCTACACCAGCATTGTCAGCGATTTGACGTAATGGCGCTTCTAAGGCTCTCGCTACTATATCAGCACCAATTTTTTCTTCTTCGCTAAGTTTATTTTTGATTTCAGCGACTTTTTTAGCTAGATGAATCAAGGTAGTACCACCACCGGGAACGATACCTTCTTCGACTGCTGCTTTGGTTGCGTTTAATGCATCTTCAATCCGTAATTTACGGTCTTGTAATTCGGTTTCGGTTGCCGCACCAACTTTAATTACAGCTACACCACCAGCAAGTTTGGCGATACGTTCTTGTAATTTTTCTTTGTCGTATTCGGAGTCGGTTTCCTCTAGCTGTTTGCGAATTTGACCGATGCGCTTTTCAACATCAGCTTTTAGATCGCCAGCAGCAACAATGGTGGTGTTTTCTTTGTCAATCTCGATTTTACGAGCGGTTCCTAACATGTCCTCGGTTGCGGTGTCCAGGCTTAAACCGATTTCTTCGGAAATCATCTGTCCGCCGGTAAGAATCGCAATATCCTGTAACATCGCTTTACGACGTTCGCCGAAACCAGGGGCTTTGATGGCGGCAATTCCCAACACACCTCTAGCTTTATTTACAACCAAGGTTGCTAAAGCTTCACCCTCAATGTCTTCAGAGATAACTAGTAAAGGTTGTCCGCTACGAGCAACTTTTTCTAAAATTGGCACCAAATCTTGAATGTTGCTGATTTTTTTATCAGTAATCAAGATGCGGGCATTTTCAAATTCGACTGTCATTCGGTCATTGTTGGTGATGAAGTAGGGAGAAATATATCCCCTGTCAATCTGCATCCCTTCTACAACTTCTAACTCGGTGGATAGAGATTTTGATTCCTCAACGGTAATTACACCGTCTTTGGTCACTTTCTCCATCGCTTCAGAAATCATTTTACCGACTTCTTCATCATTACCAGCAGATACCGTCGCAACTTGCGCGATCGCACTTCCTTCCACTGGCTTGGAAATCTTGGTAATTTCCTGCACCAGCGCTTCAACGGTTTTGTCAATGCCGCGCTTCAAGCTCATGGGGTTGGAACCAGCAGCAACGTTTTTGAGTCCTTCGCGGATAATAGCTTGAGCCAATACGGTAGCGGTAGTAGTACCATCCCCCGCGATTTCTTTGGTTTTCTCAGCCACTTCCTGGATTAATCTTGCCCCGGTGTTCTCCAAGGGGTCATAAAGTTCAATTTCTTTAGCAACGGTGATACCATCGTTTACAATTTGAGGCGCACCAAATTTCTTTTCTAAAAGAACATTACGACCTTTTGGTCCCAAGGTGATTTTGACGGCATCAGCAAGGGCGTTAATACCCTTCTCCAATGACCGACGTGACTCTTCATTAAAGGAAACGATTTTTGCCATTTTTTAACTCACAAGCACTCTTGTTTTACAATTTAGCACTCACTGCTCAAGAGTGCTAACTATGCAAGCTGTTTATATTACAGATATTAAGAACAAAAATGATTAATATACAGTTGTCGATTGTGATAGATACTGGCAGTGAGGAAGGAATCGGGAGATGAATATATACAGTTTCCTTAAATCTCTCGGTATTGCCGACCCCAGCGGTTCCGGGTGGTTGGCAGTAGTGTTTACGTTTTTATTAGCTTTAGTGCTTAGCTGGAGTTTAATTCCCCGAATCCGAAAATTTGCTTTAAGGGTGGGTTGGGCAGATCAGCCAAATGCAAGGCGTTTAAACAAAGAACCTTTACCGAATGCGGGAGGATTAGCAATTTATGCCGGGGTAATTGCCGCTGTTACCCTTGCTAGT comes from Rivularia sp. PCC 7116 and encodes:
- the groL gene encoding chaperonin GroEL (60 kDa chaperone family; promotes refolding of misfolded polypeptides especially under stressful conditions; forms two stacked rings of heptamers to form a barrel-shaped 14mer; ends can be capped by GroES; misfolded proteins enter the barrel where they are refolded when GroES binds), giving the protein MAKIVSFNEESRRSLEKGINALADAVKITLGPKGRNVLLEKKFGAPQIVNDGITVAKEIELYDPLENTGARLIQEVAEKTKEIAGDGTTTATVLAQAIIREGLKNVAAGSNPMSLKRGIDKTVEALVQEITKISKPVEGSAIAQVATVSAGNDEEVGKMISEAMEKVTKDGVITVEESKSLSTELEVVEGMQIDRGYISPYFITNNDRMTVEFENARILITDKKISNIQDLVPILEKVARSGQPLLVISEDIEGEALATLVVNKARGVLGIAAIKAPGFGERRKAMLQDIAILTGGQMISEEIGLSLDTATEDMLGTARKIEIDKENTTIVAAGDLKADVEKRIGQIRKQLEETDSEYDKEKLQERIAKLAGGVAVIKVGAATETELQDRKLRIEDALNATKAAVEEGIVPGGGTTLIHLAKKVAEIKNKLSEEEKIGADIVARALEAPLRQIADNAGVEGSVIVSSVRNSEFNIGYNAANGEFEDLISVGIIDPAKVVRSSLQNAGSISGMVLTTEALVVEKPEPKPAGGGAPDMGGMGGMGGMGGMGMGMPGMGGMGMM
- a CDS encoding sulfurtransferase; protein product: MPNYVHPEVLVDTQWLAEHLNDEKVRIVEVNANPQANPNEVIPGAVLWNSFKDLMLPDYRINLDKANIEEILSRSGIANNSTIIVYGEVPGVGGWIFWLLKIFGHQDVRILNGGRRKWVAEKRPLAPVQPVVNQTLYSAQEPDGNLRVLFEDVCKSINQADRVIVDVRTPQEYSGEWFYDKPPENNERAGHILSAVHVYYESALNEDGTLKPIEELRNVYESKDITPDKTIIPYCAVGARSAHTWFVLKYLLGYPNVLNYDGSWNEWSRREVKG
- a CDS encoding LuxR C-terminal-related transcriptional regulator, which gives rise to MPNSLQLIFEEIAQTRNKEQLRGQVMVKLGDYFQAKRRGLFFFDSISRRKTSGLVELALSIEHNPVLRYVVEHHAPVHEEVVLQPGRWKTICPRIDHGHVMAGPIIGNGKLIGGIGFTRTREASAFNTKDLADLSAVCLHLSTWLITVKSQIKQSKLNLDLDVDLDSNINCLTPREIQIAELVAQGLTNAQIGKELWIQENSVKQALKRMFRKLKVSSRAEMVAKVLTVNS
- a CDS encoding sensor histidine kinase yields the protein MRFNQTASLSIRRAIRYVEWLILIVYLLLFLVNRDGVSYSNLPIPTYVTLAQVIILTTLSFIFPINRPIWQRRFYILLEVLTVIMPVAVGVDFEIALYLILAKSCILLNRKDVIFITIFSGILYMLLIAQSIPMIVDFNRTNHNQLLAEYLQDLNNTDVIIRRAVINNLGGYITASIFVILFCFVVVAEQKSRQKAEALTQQIETLAASLERSRIAREIHDSLGHSLTTLDIQLELAQRLYDKNPNKAIDSLNIAKDLSSECLTKVRNSVQSIRQTNFNLNQALATLVEQVVQNQSFVIHLNSELPQLPIQTSHQLYCIVQEAVTNIQKHGFAKVVNIKGYQDNQGIILEIIDDGQGFEVNAHHTGFGLRGMQERIQILGGELQIKSSLGEGTQIQVWIPS
- a CDS encoding BamA/TamA family outer membrane protein yields the protein MKKVSALSIGIATASILGFVNIPIVQAQNIDTKNTPQTPQQQSQTEVLVAEVTIDGVEGKLEEIVANTIQTKVGKTITRAQLQQDINAIFATGYFANVRAVPEETSRGVKIKFLVQSNRMLLGVNVEGNQVLPQEVINQSFKEQYGKILNLKQFQAGIKKINQWYQDNGYVLAQVIDTPKVNSDGSVTLQVAEGVIENIQVQFVNPEGEEAKGKTQKYIITREMQLKPGEIFRREVAQKDLQRVYGLGIFQDINLKLNPAQDPRKVVLVVNVTEGRNFSVSPNGGYSSKSGLFAGTSFQLGNLNGRNQKLGADVEFSQRDFAFDVNYTDPWIGGDPYRTSYRVNGFRKRTFSQIFDGGETEVELANGDRPRVFKTGGNISFRRNLSKKVFDKSEWVASAGLKYQRVAIRDSDGDINAKDALGNDLSFSGDGTDDLLTVPLRLVRDKRNSSLSPTKGSVLSLSTEQSIPIGDANIFSNKLSGSYSFYLPTRLTKLTKGCRKSNNKSQECPQAFAFNLQGGTVIGDLPPYEAFSLGGANSVRGFGEGELGTARSFLQASAEYRFPVFSLLSGALFFDAATDLGTASSVTGNPAGARNKPGNGFGYGLGVRVKSPLGPIRLDYGYNNDGESRVQFGIGERF
- a CDS encoding response regulator transcription factor, with the translated sequence MIRLLLADDQPLFRQGLASLLSLEEDIEIVGQANHGSEAISLTQQLQPDVILMDVRMPVCDGVAATREIHQQFPWIKILVLTTFDEDEYIWQSLQAGALGYLLKNTPAPQLAAAIHAIHQGHSQLGPTIAPKVFAQLRPPIAAKENDIQQKLTERELEVLTLISQGKSNREISKTLYLSEGTVKNYVTQILGRLGLRDRTQAALWAKENLGI